A stretch of the Sorangium aterium genome encodes the following:
- the valS gene encoding valine--tRNA ligase — protein MTTKKTFRTIDPATLPKHFDSPVAEQRLADAWEADGTYRYDPSRPREETFVVDTPPPTASGSLHIGHVFSYTHTDVIVRQRRMLGFNIFYPMGWDDNGLPTERRVQNYFHVRTDVRTPYERGLSLPQAAPEALKKEPPRIVSRPNFIELCHKVTREDEQVFKALFRRVGLSVDWQYEYATIDDHCRRTAQLSFLDLHEKGHLYSVFAPTMWDVDFQTAVAQAEVEDRPQSGAFHDIAFAVEGTGEQLVIATTRPELLAACVGVTAHPEDPRYQHLFGKTALTPIFRAPVPIFPSTLVDREKGTGILMVCTFGDATDVIWWREQKLPLRQMLGKNGRVLPVTFGEGDWQSRDPAAANAAYAPLQGKGVKQARAAVVELLRRDEHAAVAGTGPALRGEPKPIERAVKFFEKGDQPLEFVPTRQWFVRLADKKEKLLEFGDKIEWHPDFMRLRYRNWTEGLQGDWCISRQRYFGVQFPVWYPLDAEGNPDHGRPLLATREMLPVDPTVDVPPGYDASQRDKPGGFTAESDVFDTWFTSSLTPQISSHWGLDEGRHARLFPADLRPQAHDIIRTWAFYTIAKAMLHEASVPWRHIAISGWILDPDRKKMSKSKGNVVTPMHLLDNYSSDAVRYWSASARLGTDTAFDEKVLKIGKRLVTKIWNAGKYVLSQSAEVHPVSEELDRAFLHKLSAVVADATRSFEAQEFAAALERTEDFFWRWFTDAYLELAKARARGEGGAGDAARGSAVAALRLGLSVLLRLFAPVLPYITDEVWAWVYAEETGQRSIHRAKWPAAGDFAEVAAPADAGLLELAAAAMAAVNKRKSELGASVGRVVTHLALGANAATLARLGPALGDVLAAVRAGKHELVERAELADGEVQVVRCELEVAAAPAAAGAGEAAATE, from the coding sequence GTGACGACCAAGAAGACGTTCCGCACCATCGATCCAGCGACGCTCCCGAAGCATTTCGACTCGCCCGTCGCCGAGCAGCGCCTGGCCGACGCGTGGGAGGCCGACGGGACGTACCGTTATGACCCCTCGCGCCCCCGCGAGGAGACCTTCGTGGTCGACACGCCTCCGCCGACCGCCTCGGGCTCGCTGCACATCGGCCACGTCTTCAGCTACACGCACACCGACGTCATCGTCCGGCAGCGCCGGATGCTCGGGTTCAACATCTTCTATCCCATGGGCTGGGACGACAACGGCCTGCCCACCGAGCGGCGCGTGCAGAACTATTTCCACGTCCGCACGGACGTGCGCACGCCCTACGAGCGCGGCCTCTCGCTGCCGCAGGCGGCGCCGGAGGCGCTCAAGAAGGAGCCGCCGCGCATCGTGTCGCGGCCGAACTTCATCGAGCTCTGCCACAAGGTCACGCGCGAGGACGAGCAGGTCTTCAAGGCGCTCTTCCGCCGGGTGGGCCTCTCGGTCGACTGGCAGTACGAGTATGCCACTATCGATGATCACTGCCGCAGGACGGCGCAGCTGTCGTTCCTGGATCTGCACGAGAAGGGCCACCTCTACTCGGTCTTCGCGCCCACGATGTGGGACGTCGATTTCCAGACCGCGGTCGCGCAGGCGGAGGTCGAGGATCGCCCGCAGTCCGGCGCGTTCCACGACATCGCGTTCGCGGTGGAGGGCACGGGCGAGCAGCTCGTCATCGCGACGACGCGCCCGGAGCTGCTCGCGGCCTGCGTCGGCGTGACGGCCCACCCCGAGGATCCGCGGTATCAGCACCTCTTCGGCAAGACGGCGCTCACGCCGATCTTCCGCGCGCCGGTGCCGATCTTCCCGAGCACGCTCGTGGATCGCGAGAAGGGCACGGGCATCCTGATGGTCTGCACCTTCGGCGACGCGACGGACGTGATCTGGTGGCGGGAGCAGAAGCTCCCTCTCCGCCAGATGCTCGGCAAGAACGGCCGTGTCCTCCCGGTGACGTTCGGGGAGGGCGACTGGCAGAGCCGCGATCCGGCCGCCGCGAACGCGGCGTATGCCCCGCTCCAGGGCAAGGGGGTGAAGCAGGCGCGCGCGGCCGTGGTCGAGCTCCTCCGCCGCGACGAGCACGCGGCGGTGGCGGGCACGGGCCCGGCGCTGCGGGGCGAGCCGAAGCCGATCGAGCGGGCGGTGAAGTTCTTCGAGAAGGGCGATCAGCCGCTCGAGTTCGTGCCCACGCGGCAGTGGTTCGTCCGGCTCGCGGACAAGAAGGAAAAGCTCCTCGAGTTCGGCGACAAGATCGAGTGGCACCCGGATTTCATGCGCCTCAGGTACCGCAACTGGACCGAGGGGCTCCAGGGCGACTGGTGCATCAGCCGCCAGCGGTATTTCGGCGTGCAGTTCCCGGTCTGGTATCCGCTCGACGCCGAGGGCAACCCGGATCACGGTAGGCCGCTGCTCGCGACGCGCGAGATGCTCCCGGTCGACCCGACGGTCGACGTGCCGCCCGGATACGATGCGTCTCAGCGGGACAAGCCAGGCGGCTTCACGGCGGAGTCCGACGTGTTCGACACGTGGTTCACGAGCTCGCTCACGCCGCAGATCAGCTCGCACTGGGGGCTCGACGAGGGGCGCCACGCGCGGCTGTTCCCGGCCGATCTGCGCCCGCAGGCGCACGACATCATCCGGACGTGGGCGTTCTACACGATCGCGAAGGCGATGCTGCACGAGGCGTCGGTGCCGTGGCGTCATATCGCGATCTCGGGGTGGATCCTGGACCCCGATCGCAAGAAGATGTCGAAGAGCAAGGGCAATGTCGTGACGCCGATGCACCTGCTCGACAACTACTCGTCGGATGCGGTCCGCTACTGGTCGGCGAGCGCGCGGCTCGGCACGGACACGGCGTTCGACGAGAAGGTGCTGAAGATCGGCAAGCGCCTCGTGACGAAGATCTGGAATGCGGGCAAGTACGTGCTCAGCCAGTCTGCGGAGGTCCATCCGGTCTCCGAGGAGCTGGACCGGGCGTTCTTGCACAAGCTGTCGGCGGTGGTGGCGGACGCGACGCGCTCGTTCGAGGCACAGGAGTTCGCGGCGGCGCTCGAGCGGACGGAGGATTTCTTCTGGCGCTGGTTCACCGACGCGTACCTGGAGCTGGCCAAGGCGCGTGCGCGCGGCGAGGGCGGCGCTGGCGACGCGGCGCGGGGCTCGGCGGTGGCTGCGCTGCGGCTCGGGCTCTCGGTGCTGCTGCGGCTGTTCGCGCCGGTGCTTCCGTACATCACCGACGAGGTCTGGGCCTGGGTGTACGCGGAGGAGACGGGACAGCGGTCGATCCACCGGGCGAAGTGGCCGGCGGCGGGGGATTTCGCGGAGGTCGCGGCGCCGGCGGACGCGGGGCTCCTGGAGCTGGCGGCTGCGGCGATGGCGGCGGTCAACAAGCGGAAGAGCGAGCTCGGCGCGAGCGTGGGGCGCGTGGTGACGCATCTGGCGCTGGGGGCGAACGCGGCGACGCTGGCGCGGCTCGGGCCGGCGCTGGGGGACGTGCTCGCGGCGGTGCGGGCGGGGAAGCACGAGCTCGTGGAGCGGGCGGAGCTCGCGGACGGCGAGGTCCAGGTGGTGCGCTGCGAGCTGGAGGTGGCGGCGGCGCCGGCGGCGGCCGGGGCAGGGGAGGCGGCGGCCACGGAGTAG
- a CDS encoding WD40 repeat domain-containing protein, whose product MTARYDAASAVALPGGLLALGGEGEVTLLQPGGALERLGALERWVYGLALSPRRDLLLAGDAAGSARVFRLADRSLRCELKRSAGISAAAFDPTGTWFAVAGDDGSIALARVADCTGVDRQLAVRQLGIPQRRMRSVAAGQAVLVGDGAGNVSAWSTATWSLAGRWSAHAGEVTALAALPDGGWVSGGLDHAVVAMSGVSSAPPRRIGQLRNFPWALRPSPDGMSVLSADAAGDLTLLPLGEGGAPATLLSERRPLYALAVAPGRPEVVVAGMTGRVLRVSLVQAEDRNASWPRATMLRESVMALAYSPDGRWLAEAGTDGTVALRDAEPGDAPPRRFEGLERQVHALVLTPEHLWAGGDDEALVRWPIHAGAAAAPLRIEEHAPIHSIAATPDARMSPDARAPERVVVVLRSRCRDRPHIGMIVL is encoded by the coding sequence GTGACAGCCAGGTACGACGCCGCGAGCGCGGTGGCGTTGCCTGGCGGCCTCCTCGCGCTCGGCGGCGAGGGCGAGGTGACGCTGCTCCAGCCCGGCGGCGCGCTCGAACGCCTCGGCGCGCTGGAGCGCTGGGTGTACGGGCTCGCGCTGAGCCCGCGGCGCGATCTGCTGCTCGCCGGAGACGCCGCCGGCAGCGCCCGCGTCTTCCGCCTCGCCGACAGGTCGCTGCGGTGTGAGCTGAAGCGATCGGCGGGCATCTCCGCCGCTGCGTTCGATCCCACCGGGACCTGGTTCGCGGTGGCCGGCGACGATGGCTCGATCGCGCTGGCCAGGGTCGCGGACTGCACGGGCGTGGATCGCCAGCTCGCCGTGCGGCAGCTCGGGATCCCGCAGCGGCGGATGCGCAGCGTCGCGGCGGGGCAAGCCGTGCTCGTCGGAGACGGCGCCGGCAACGTCAGCGCGTGGTCGACGGCCACATGGTCGCTCGCGGGCCGGTGGTCCGCCCACGCGGGCGAGGTGACCGCGCTGGCCGCGCTTCCCGATGGTGGCTGGGTCTCCGGGGGTCTCGATCATGCCGTCGTCGCGATGTCGGGCGTCTCCAGCGCTCCCCCTCGTCGGATTGGCCAGCTGCGCAACTTCCCCTGGGCGCTTCGCCCCAGCCCTGACGGCATGTCCGTCCTGTCGGCCGATGCCGCAGGGGATCTGACGCTCCTGCCGCTCGGCGAGGGCGGGGCGCCGGCCACGCTGCTCTCCGAGCGGCGGCCGCTCTATGCCCTCGCCGTGGCCCCCGGCCGTCCTGAAGTGGTCGTCGCCGGGATGACGGGACGAGTGCTCCGGGTGAGCCTCGTCCAGGCGGAAGACCGGAACGCATCCTGGCCACGGGCCACCATGCTCCGAGAGAGCGTGATGGCGCTGGCCTACAGCCCCGACGGCCGCTGGCTCGCCGAGGCCGGCACCGACGGCACCGTGGCGCTCCGCGACGCCGAGCCCGGCGACGCCCCGCCCCGCCGCTTCGAGGGGCTCGAACGTCAGGTCCACGCCCTGGTCCTCACGCCCGAGCACCTCTGGGCCGGCGGTGACGATGAAGCGCTCGTCCGCTGGCCGATTCACGCCGGCGCCGCCGCAGCGCCGCTCCGCATCGAGGAGCACGCGCCCATCCACTCCATCGCCGCCACCCCCGACGCGCGAATGTCTCCGGACGCCCGGGCACCAGAACGCGTCGTGGTCGTTCTGCGATCCAGGT
- a CDS encoding ferredoxin--NADP reductase, with protein sequence MIQAEPFEARLVAVRPLSPFVRELSFERSDGRAFLFEAGQWVNLVLPLPGGEVKRAYSIASAPDGSPRFDLAVTRVEGGAGSEYLHRLEPGATLRAVGPHGLFTRDPESPAPSLFVATGTGVTPLRSMLHASLRAGAAAHLWVLFGARFEEDVIYRDELEALARGSDRIRYEITLSRGGPSWPGRRGYVQAHVPELYRELAGVSGDPAPHVFICGLDRMVSLVRELARGELGVPRKHVHVERYD encoded by the coding sequence ATGATCCAAGCCGAACCGTTCGAAGCCCGCCTCGTCGCCGTCCGGCCTCTCAGCCCTTTCGTGCGAGAGCTCTCGTTCGAGCGCAGCGACGGCAGGGCGTTCCTGTTCGAGGCCGGGCAATGGGTCAACCTCGTCCTCCCGCTCCCGGGCGGTGAGGTGAAGCGCGCCTACTCGATCGCCTCTGCGCCCGACGGCTCGCCTCGCTTCGATCTGGCGGTCACCCGCGTAGAGGGCGGGGCCGGCTCGGAGTACCTGCACCGGCTGGAGCCCGGCGCGACGCTCCGCGCCGTCGGCCCGCACGGGCTCTTCACGCGCGATCCCGAGAGCCCAGCGCCCTCGCTGTTCGTCGCCACCGGCACCGGCGTCACGCCGCTCCGGAGCATGCTTCACGCGTCGCTGCGCGCCGGGGCGGCCGCGCACCTGTGGGTCCTGTTCGGCGCGCGCTTCGAGGAGGACGTCATCTACCGCGACGAGCTCGAGGCGCTCGCGCGCGGCTCGGACCGGATCCGCTACGAGATCACGCTCTCGCGCGGCGGCCCGTCCTGGCCGGGCCGCCGCGGCTACGTGCAGGCGCACGTGCCCGAGCTCTACCGGGAGCTCGCCGGGGTGAGCGGGGATCCGGCCCCGCACGTCTTCATCTGCGGCCTCGATCGGATGGTCTCGCTCGTGCGCGAGCTTGCCCGCGGCGAGCTCGGCGTCCCCCGCAAGCACGTCCACGTCGAGCGCTACGACTGA
- a CDS encoding serine/threonine-protein kinase produces the protein MRASDVVGDRFEIERLAGSGGMGDVYRARDRRSGEVVALKVLQSANIRDLSRLSREAEALITLRLPGVVQYVAHGMTATGRPYLAMEWLDGITLDARLAQGPLSIAESVILAARVAATLGAVHKLGIVHRDLKPSNLMLVDGAVERATLLDFGIARDIRLARSLTAPGAILGTPGYMAPEQARGEPSVDARADVFALGCMLFECLAGRPPFLGDNALSLLMKVVLEEPPRLGELRDGVPEPLERLVARMLAKEAAQRPRDGAAVAEELATPAQSGLRVGASGMAEPPAPLVEITTAERRVMCVILAADGSPETDATLSEAEGAARLEALRDIAVRHGGRLELLQSQWLLIALSGAEAPTDLAARAAHCVLALRAELGGLPMAIATGLAEVAGRLPVGVLIDRVVQLFSRYARAAGSGIRLDSATAGLLASRFDITHEAEGSWLRGPKEEPETIPTLLGKPTPCVGRERELAQLSTEWRHCVDEPTASAVVVVGAPGLGKSRLAWEFLRALKEAGGAVEVLIGRADPMAAGSAFGLLAQALRRAMGILDGEPLEVRRSKVLARVEQLDSLGGKGAHVAAFLGELVGAPFPDERDVQLHAARRNSLLMGDRLREAFEDFVKAECQRRPVLLVLEDLHWGDLPTVTLVDAALQHAADLPFFVLALARPEVHELFPVLWSERKGLRLRLAPLPRRASERLVREVLGDGVGEGQVDELLARAEGNAFVLEEQIRAVAEGRGEGMPETALAMVQARLEALGIEERRVLRAASVFGETFWDGGVAALVGGVPVARRLAELARRELIVRRYDARIAGEVEYGFRHALVREAAYGTLTERDRRVGHGLAGDWLNRAGGADAMSLAEHFEIGGAQARAAEAYLRAAEEALRGGDLGAAIVRADRGIGCGAAGDTAGRLRRVQAEAHVWRGELMLAVERGSEALAQVERGSAAWFSAITPMVWAAFKLGRLDDVDRWMTEAANVVARDDVQGAKLRCLSAGAANLTLAGRYAEGAALLDLVERALANVEARDLEVVAHLNDARSAYAVCTGNLGAGAASLEAALLAFEQAGDHRNACSARTNLGSIYAEIGDFERAEPLIRIGLAEADRMHLHELKLGIENILAQVLAARGQLADGRGLAESVVTSSRRAGMVRQELCAHCYLAKIAFAMGDFEAAERAGRAAVVLTQSAPTLAVQATAVLARALLGLGRIDEAMQAAAGASSRLAEFGTVEEGESLVRLTYAEALAASGRHAEAAAAIASARAALLARAEKLSDPTWRERFLRDVPDNARTLELARRWLGG, from the coding sequence ATGCGCGCTTCGGACGTCGTCGGGGATCGGTTCGAGATCGAACGGCTCGCCGGATCCGGCGGGATGGGGGACGTGTACCGTGCGCGGGATCGGCGGTCGGGGGAGGTGGTCGCGCTGAAGGTGCTGCAGAGCGCGAACATACGCGACCTGAGCCGGCTCTCGCGCGAGGCTGAAGCGCTCATCACACTCCGGCTGCCAGGGGTCGTGCAGTATGTGGCGCACGGAATGACCGCCACGGGGCGGCCCTACCTGGCCATGGAGTGGCTCGATGGCATCACCCTGGACGCGAGGCTCGCTCAAGGACCGCTCTCGATTGCCGAAAGCGTGATCCTGGCAGCACGGGTGGCGGCGACGCTCGGCGCAGTCCACAAGCTCGGGATCGTCCACCGCGATCTGAAGCCGAGCAACCTGATGCTGGTGGACGGCGCGGTCGAACGCGCCACGCTGCTCGACTTCGGCATCGCTCGGGATATCCGGCTTGCGCGGAGCCTGACGGCGCCAGGCGCGATCCTCGGCACACCGGGGTACATGGCCCCCGAGCAGGCGCGCGGCGAGCCGTCCGTCGATGCCCGCGCGGATGTATTCGCGCTCGGCTGTATGCTGTTCGAGTGCCTCGCGGGGCGCCCACCGTTCCTTGGCGATAACGCGCTCTCGCTCCTCATGAAGGTCGTCCTGGAAGAGCCGCCGCGGCTCGGGGAGCTCCGCGACGGCGTCCCCGAGCCGCTCGAGCGCCTCGTGGCCCGGATGCTGGCGAAAGAGGCGGCGCAGCGGCCGCGCGACGGCGCCGCCGTCGCTGAGGAGCTCGCAACCCCAGCGCAATCAGGGCTCCGCGTCGGAGCGAGCGGGATGGCGGAGCCGCCCGCTCCGCTCGTGGAGATCACGACGGCAGAGCGCCGGGTCATGTGCGTCATCCTGGCGGCCGACGGCAGCCCGGAGACGGACGCCACGCTCTCGGAGGCCGAGGGCGCGGCGCGGTTGGAGGCGCTGCGCGATATCGCGGTGCGGCACGGCGGGCGCCTCGAGCTCCTCCAGTCGCAGTGGCTGCTCATCGCGCTGTCCGGCGCCGAGGCCCCGACGGATCTCGCCGCGCGCGCGGCTCATTGCGTGCTCGCGCTGCGGGCGGAGCTCGGCGGCTTGCCTATGGCCATCGCCACAGGGCTGGCAGAGGTCGCCGGCCGGCTGCCGGTCGGTGTGCTGATCGATCGCGTCGTTCAGCTTTTCTCGCGGTATGCCCGAGCGGCGGGGTCGGGCATCCGGCTCGACAGCGCGACGGCGGGCTTGCTCGCCAGCCGCTTCGATATAACGCATGAGGCCGAAGGATCCTGGCTGCGGGGCCCGAAGGAGGAGCCGGAGACGATCCCCACGCTCCTCGGTAAGCCAACGCCGTGCGTCGGGCGAGAGCGCGAGCTCGCGCAGCTCTCGACCGAGTGGCGCCATTGTGTGGACGAGCCCACCGCGAGCGCCGTGGTCGTCGTGGGCGCTCCGGGCCTCGGCAAGTCGCGCCTCGCCTGGGAATTCCTCCGCGCCCTCAAGGAGGCCGGCGGCGCGGTCGAGGTCTTGATCGGCAGGGCCGATCCCATGGCTGCCGGCTCCGCGTTCGGCCTCCTCGCTCAGGCGCTCCGCCGCGCCATGGGCATCCTCGATGGCGAGCCGCTCGAGGTGCGGCGGAGCAAGGTGCTCGCCCGGGTCGAGCAGCTCGACAGCCTCGGGGGCAAGGGCGCCCACGTTGCGGCGTTCCTCGGCGAGCTTGTCGGGGCGCCGTTCCCCGACGAGCGCGATGTGCAGCTCCACGCGGCGCGACGGAATTCACTGTTGATGGGCGACCGCCTCCGCGAGGCATTCGAGGATTTCGTGAAGGCCGAGTGCCAGCGGCGGCCGGTGCTGCTCGTGTTGGAGGATCTGCACTGGGGCGACCTGCCCACGGTGACCCTGGTCGACGCCGCGCTCCAGCACGCTGCGGATCTGCCCTTTTTCGTGCTGGCGCTCGCCCGCCCGGAGGTCCACGAGCTGTTCCCGGTGCTCTGGAGCGAGCGCAAGGGCCTTCGGCTCCGCCTCGCGCCGCTGCCTCGGCGCGCGAGCGAGCGGCTCGTGCGCGAGGTGCTCGGCGACGGCGTGGGCGAGGGTCAAGTGGACGAGCTGCTGGCGCGCGCCGAGGGCAACGCGTTCGTGTTGGAGGAGCAGATCCGCGCGGTCGCTGAGGGCCGGGGCGAGGGCATGCCCGAGACGGCGCTTGCGATGGTGCAGGCGCGGCTCGAGGCGCTGGGCATCGAGGAGCGCCGCGTGCTGCGCGCGGCGAGCGTCTTCGGGGAGACGTTCTGGGACGGCGGGGTTGCAGCCCTCGTGGGCGGCGTGCCCGTTGCGCGGCGGCTTGCCGAGCTCGCGCGGCGGGAGCTCATCGTGCGACGGTACGACGCGCGAATCGCGGGCGAGGTGGAGTATGGGTTCCGGCACGCGCTGGTGCGGGAAGCCGCATATGGCACGCTCACCGAGCGCGACCGCCGCGTCGGCCACGGCCTCGCAGGCGACTGGCTAAACCGCGCCGGCGGCGCGGACGCGATGTCGCTGGCCGAGCATTTCGAGATCGGTGGCGCGCAGGCGCGGGCGGCGGAGGCGTACCTTCGCGCGGCCGAGGAGGCGCTCCGGGGCGGCGATCTCGGTGCGGCGATCGTGCGGGCCGACCGGGGTATCGGCTGCGGCGCTGCAGGGGACACCGCCGGCAGGCTCCGGCGTGTCCAGGCGGAGGCACATGTCTGGCGCGGGGAGCTCATGCTCGCCGTGGAGCGGGGGAGTGAGGCGTTAGCCCAGGTGGAGCGCGGCTCGGCCGCATGGTTCTCGGCCATTACCCCCATGGTATGGGCCGCATTCAAACTGGGTCGACTGGACGATGTCGACCGCTGGATGACCGAAGCGGCGAACGTGGTTGCTCGCGACGACGTGCAGGGCGCAAAGCTCCGCTGCCTGTCTGCCGGCGCGGCCAATCTGACGCTGGCCGGACGGTACGCCGAAGGCGCCGCGCTGCTCGATCTCGTAGAGCGCGCTCTCGCGAATGTGGAAGCGCGAGATCTCGAGGTGGTCGCGCACCTCAACGACGCGCGCTCGGCCTACGCGGTCTGCACTGGTAATCTGGGCGCCGGCGCTGCCAGTCTGGAGGCCGCGTTGCTCGCCTTCGAGCAAGCCGGCGACCACCGCAATGCATGCAGTGCTCGCACAAACTTGGGTTCCATCTACGCGGAGATCGGTGATTTCGAGAGGGCGGAGCCCTTGATACGCATAGGATTGGCGGAGGCTGACCGGATGCACCTGCACGAGCTGAAGCTCGGCATCGAGAACATCCTCGCGCAGGTGCTCGCGGCTCGTGGTCAGCTCGCCGACGGGCGGGGGCTCGCCGAGTCTGTGGTCACGTCGAGCCGGCGAGCGGGCATGGTGCGACAGGAGCTATGTGCGCACTGTTACCTCGCGAAGATCGCCTTCGCCATGGGCGATTTCGAGGCCGCCGAGCGCGCCGGGCGCGCCGCGGTGGTGCTCACGCAGAGCGCACCGACGCTCGCCGTACAGGCCACTGCTGTACTTGCGCGCGCGTTGCTCGGGCTCGGGCGAATCGACGAAGCGATGCAGGCTGCCGCCGGGGCGAGCTCGCGGCTGGCAGAGTTCGGCACCGTGGAAGAAGGCGAGTCGCTCGTCCGCCTGACCTACGCCGAGGCGCTCGCCGCGAGCGGCAGACACGCCGAGGCCGCCGCCGCGATCGCGTCAGCCAGGGCCGCGCTGCTCGCGCGCGCCGAGAAGCTCAGCGATCCGACCTGGCGCGAGCGCTTCCTCCGCGACGTGCCGGACAACGCCCGCACGCTCGAGCTCGCGCGGCGGTGGCTCGGCGGGTGA